A genome region from Nodosilinea sp. FACHB-141 includes the following:
- a CDS encoding MOSC domain-containing protein: MTCHLARIDRFPVKSLDGVSVSQATVLASGALEGDRTYALFDAQNRLINGKRNAAIHRLRATFTENSEVITLAIEGDNVSATFRMQEQKSQLEAWLSDYFQQPVTLRENRNLGFPDDTAAAGPTIVSTATLATVAAWHNLTLEETRRRFRTNLEIDGVPAFWEDQLFGPDSAPVRFAIGNVVLEGINPCQRCIVPTRDTLTGAATAPFQKTFSQQRAATLPDWAPSSRFNHFYKLAVNTNIIGQGGHTLKVGDSVSLI; encoded by the coding sequence ATGACCTGCCATCTCGCCCGCATTGATCGTTTCCCCGTCAAATCATTAGATGGGGTTTCGGTGTCTCAGGCCACGGTATTGGCCAGTGGAGCGTTGGAGGGCGATCGCACCTACGCCCTCTTCGATGCCCAAAATCGGCTGATCAACGGCAAGCGCAACGCCGCCATCCACCGCCTACGCGCCACCTTTACTGAGAATAGCGAGGTGATTACGCTGGCGATCGAGGGGGACAACGTGTCGGCCACGTTTCGGATGCAGGAGCAGAAATCGCAGCTCGAAGCCTGGCTGAGCGACTACTTTCAGCAGCCTGTCACTCTGCGAGAAAACCGCAACCTAGGCTTTCCAGACGATACTGCCGCCGCTGGGCCAACCATCGTCAGCACAGCCACGCTAGCCACCGTCGCCGCCTGGCACAACCTCACCCTTGAAGAAACCCGCCGCCGCTTTCGCACCAACTTAGAAATCGACGGTGTCCCTGCCTTCTGGGAAGACCAGCTCTTCGGCCCCGACTCAGCCCCTGTACGCTTTGCGATCGGCAATGTGGTGCTAGAGGGCATCAACCCCTGCCAGCGTTGCATCGTTCCTACCCGCGACACTTTAACCGGGGCAGCCACCGCCCCTTTTCAAAAAACCTTCTCTCAACAGCGGGCCGCCACCCTGCCCGACTGGGCTCCCTCATCGCGGTTCAATCACTTCTATAAGCTGGCGGTCAATACCAACATCATCGGCCAGGGCGGCCACACACTCAAAGTAGGGGATAGTGTTAGCTTGATTTAA
- the prmA gene encoding 50S ribosomal protein L11 methyltransferase, with translation MVNTWWEVKVLCDPSLEDTVFWRFDSFGSQGTSTQQRGSSCVVQAYFPQHRLELLDLSAMALLIKQDALCNNLVLPRISWQLIDEEDWSKSWKDHWKPEPIGDRFLITPAWLEPPADNQRLVLRLDPGVAFGTGNHPTTQLCLESLEMRLTYEKTDVTIADIGCGSGILSIGALLLGARRAYAADTDDLAIHSAVGNRTLNGLTEEQLPLLHGSLDTIAQAIDAPVDGIVCNILAEVIMDLIPQMHTIVTPDGWGILSGILLDQSKLVADTLEQHGWVVATLWRRQEWCCLNVRRSPA, from the coding sequence GTGGTTAACACCTGGTGGGAAGTGAAGGTACTGTGCGATCCATCTTTGGAGGACACAGTCTTTTGGCGGTTTGACAGCTTTGGCAGCCAGGGCACCTCAACCCAGCAGCGGGGATCATCCTGCGTGGTGCAGGCCTATTTTCCCCAGCATCGGCTAGAGCTGCTTGACCTATCGGCCATGGCCCTGTTAATTAAGCAAGACGCTCTCTGCAACAATCTGGTGCTGCCCCGCATCAGCTGGCAGCTGATCGACGAAGAAGACTGGTCTAAAAGCTGGAAAGACCACTGGAAGCCAGAGCCAATTGGCGATCGCTTCTTGATTACCCCCGCTTGGTTAGAGCCTCCGGCAGACAACCAGCGGCTGGTGCTGCGCCTCGACCCCGGCGTGGCCTTTGGCACCGGCAACCACCCCACCACTCAGCTCTGCCTAGAGTCGCTCGAAATGCGGCTGACCTATGAAAAAACCGACGTTACTATTGCCGATATTGGCTGCGGGTCTGGCATTCTCTCGATTGGGGCGCTGCTGTTAGGAGCTAGACGGGCTTACGCTGCCGACACCGACGACTTAGCAATTCATTCGGCTGTCGGCAACCGCACCCTGAACGGGCTAACGGAGGAGCAGCTACCGCTGCTGCACGGTAGTTTAGACACCATTGCCCAAGCCATTGATGCTCCCGTAGACGGCATTGTCTGCAATATTCTGGCGGAGGTGATTATGGACCTCATCCCCCAGATGCACACTATTGTCACTCCCGATGGCTGGGGCATTCTCAGCGGCATTTTGCTCGATCAGTCGAAACTGGTGGCCGACACCTTGGAGCAGCACGGCTGGGTGGTGGCCACCCTCTGGCGGCGACAGGAGTGGTGCTGTCTCAACGTGCGGCGATCGCCCGCCTAA
- the serA gene encoding phosphoglycerate dehydrogenase, with protein MPKVLVSDPVDQAGLDILSQVAQVDVNTSLSPEELVAAIGDYDALMIRSGTKVTKAVIDAGQNLKIIGRAGVGVDNVDVPEATRRGIVVVNSPEGNTIAAAEHALAMMMSMSRYIPSADRSVKSGEWKRKDFTGVEIYKKTLGVVGLGKIGSHVATVARAMGMKLLAYDPFISAERAEQLGCRLVELDLLFREADYITLHLPKTPETTHLVNEEALATMKPTVRIINCARGGIIDEAALAKALREGTIGGAALDVYESEPLGDSELRELDKAIILTPHLGASTEEAQVNVAIDVAEQIRDVLLGLPARSAVNIPGLRPEVMQKLRPYLQLAETLGNLVGQLAGGRVQELTVRLQGDIAGGDTQPIMVAALKGLLSHALQERVNYVNASIEAKERGIHVIETRDADIRDYTGSLNLSAKGSLGEHSVTGVLLGGSEIRVTDIDEFPINVPPTQHMLFTLHRDMPGIIGKIGSLLGSFNVNIASMQVGRKIVRGDAVMALSLDDPLPEGILDEILKVPGIRDAYTVNL; from the coding sequence ATGCCCAAGGTTCTAGTTTCCGACCCCGTTGACCAGGCGGGCCTCGATATTCTTTCCCAAGTTGCTCAAGTAGATGTCAACACCAGCCTTTCCCCTGAGGAACTGGTAGCTGCCATCGGCGACTACGACGCGCTGATGATTCGCTCTGGCACCAAGGTGACCAAGGCCGTCATTGATGCGGGGCAGAACCTAAAAATTATTGGTCGAGCTGGGGTTGGGGTCGACAACGTCGATGTGCCCGAGGCCACCCGGCGGGGCATTGTGGTGGTCAACTCCCCAGAAGGCAACACCATTGCCGCCGCCGAGCACGCCCTGGCCATGATGATGTCGATGTCGCGCTACATTCCCAGCGCCGATCGCTCCGTTAAATCTGGCGAATGGAAGCGCAAAGACTTTACCGGGGTTGAAATTTATAAGAAAACCCTTGGCGTGGTGGGCTTGGGCAAAATTGGCTCCCACGTGGCCACCGTAGCGCGGGCCATGGGCATGAAGCTGCTGGCCTACGACCCGTTTATTTCTGCAGAGCGCGCTGAGCAGCTGGGCTGCCGCTTGGTGGAGCTAGATCTGCTGTTCCGCGAAGCCGACTACATCACTCTGCACCTGCCCAAGACCCCCGAGACCACCCACCTGGTCAATGAAGAAGCCCTAGCGACCATGAAGCCCACGGTGCGCATCATCAACTGCGCCCGGGGCGGCATCATTGATGAAGCCGCGCTGGCTAAAGCTCTGCGTGAAGGCACCATCGGTGGGGCCGCTCTGGATGTCTATGAATCTGAGCCTCTGGGCGATTCAGAGTTGCGAGAGCTAGATAAAGCCATTATTCTCACCCCCCACTTGGGAGCCTCCACCGAAGAGGCCCAAGTGAATGTGGCCATCGATGTGGCCGAGCAAATTCGCGACGTGCTGCTGGGGCTACCGGCGCGATCGGCAGTGAATATCCCCGGCCTGCGCCCCGAGGTGATGCAAAAGCTACGCCCCTACCTGCAACTGGCTGAAACCTTGGGCAACCTGGTGGGTCAGCTGGCCGGGGGCCGGGTTCAAGAACTGACGGTACGCCTCCAGGGCGACATTGCCGGGGGCGATACCCAGCCGATTATGGTGGCGGCGCTCAAGGGGTTGCTGTCCCACGCGCTGCAGGAACGGGTCAACTATGTTAACGCCTCCATCGAAGCGAAAGAGCGCGGCATTCACGTGATTGAGACCCGCGATGCCGACATTCGCGACTACACGGGCTCGCTAAACCTGTCGGCCAAAGGCAGCCTAGGCGAGCACTCCGTCACGGGTGTGCTGCTGGGGGGCAGCGAAATTCGCGTCACCGACATCGACGAGTTCCCCATTAACGTGCCACCGACGCAGCACATGCTGTTTACCCTGCACCGCGATATGCCGGGCATTATCGGCAAAATTGGCTCGCTGCTGGGCAGCTTTAACGTCAACATTGCCAGCATGCAGGTGGGCCGCAAGATTGTGCGCGGTGACGCGGTCATGGCCCTCAGCCTTGATGACCCCCTGCCGGAGGGCATTCTGGATGAGATTCTCAAGGTGCCGGGCATTCGCGATGCCTATACGGTGAACCTGTAG
- a CDS encoding homocysteine biosynthesis protein, whose protein sequence is MRTIDSINAKIRAGQVVVQTAEAFKVQAKEQGIAAAAKAVDVVVAGTFEPMESSGAMINLGHTDPPIKLLECYLDGVPAYAGFGAVDVCLGASQPAVAGRGADLGEAETVREHGGGHVIADLIAGRSVPLQATGHGTDCYPRTSLETTITRDSINQFYLFSPRGLYQNFIVGVNGGDRTLSTYLGPLQPRLGNAVYANSGALSPLLNDPDLEAIGIGTRIFFGGGIGYLAWEGTQHFPLQRRLPNRTPIGPAATLALIGDAKQMQPYWVRGCYFKGYGPSLMLGVGVPIPILNEQVAAHCAVQDADIVAPVMDFSIPRRVRPTFGLVSYAQLKSGSITIEGQPVRTAPLASIYMARQVANELKTWIEAGQFELTSPVAAAPQDRAFLPQDALGS, encoded by the coding sequence ATGCGCACCATCGACAGCATCAACGCTAAAATTCGCGCCGGGCAGGTGGTTGTGCAAACCGCCGAAGCCTTCAAAGTGCAGGCCAAGGAGCAAGGCATTGCCGCCGCTGCTAAAGCGGTGGATGTAGTGGTCGCTGGCACCTTTGAGCCGATGGAGTCATCGGGCGCCATGATCAACTTGGGTCACACCGACCCGCCCATCAAGCTACTGGAGTGTTACCTAGATGGAGTGCCCGCCTACGCTGGCTTCGGGGCAGTAGATGTCTGCTTGGGGGCGAGCCAGCCAGCCGTGGCCGGGCGCGGGGCCGATCTGGGCGAGGCCGAAACCGTGCGAGAGCATGGCGGCGGCCATGTGATTGCCGATCTAATCGCCGGGCGCAGCGTGCCGCTTCAAGCCACGGGCCACGGCACCGACTGCTACCCCCGCACCTCCCTCGAAACCACCATTACCCGCGACAGCATCAACCAGTTCTACCTGTTTAGCCCCAGGGGGCTCTACCAAAATTTTATTGTGGGGGTGAACGGGGGCGATCGCACCCTTTCCACCTACCTGGGTCCTCTGCAGCCCCGTCTTGGCAATGCGGTGTATGCCAACTCAGGAGCGCTATCGCCATTGCTGAATGATCCGGACCTGGAGGCCATTGGCATCGGTACCCGCATCTTTTTCGGCGGCGGTATTGGCTATCTCGCTTGGGAGGGCACCCAGCACTTTCCGCTGCAGCGCCGGTTGCCCAACCGCACCCCTATCGGCCCCGCCGCCACCCTGGCCCTGATCGGCGATGCCAAACAGATGCAGCCCTACTGGGTGAGGGGCTGCTATTTTAAGGGCTACGGCCCTTCGCTGATGCTCGGGGTTGGGGTACCGATTCCCATTCTCAATGAGCAGGTGGCGGCCCACTGTGCTGTTCAGGACGCTGACATTGTCGCCCCTGTGATGGACTTTTCCATTCCCCGACGGGTGCGGCCCACCTTTGGCTTGGTCAGCTATGCCCAGCTCAAGTCGGGCAGCATTACCATCGAAGGTCAGCCGGTGCGCACGGCACCGCTAGCCAGCATTTACATGGCCCGCCAGGTGGCCAACGAGCTCAAGACCTGGATTGAAGCTGGACAGTTTGAGCTCACGTCCCCAGTGGCGGCGGCACCTCAAGACCGTGCCTTTTTGCCCCAGGATGCCTTGGGCAGCTAA
- the hemW gene encoding radical SAM family heme chaperone HemW translates to MIASPASAYIHIPFCRRRCFYCDFPISVLGNHQRGETSGTVESYVDQLCEEIAATPKLNEHPLQTVFFGGGTPSLVSVPQLEQILAQLDQHLGIDPTAEISMEMDPGTFDLEHLQGYLAAGITRISLGVQALDDTTLESCGRYHRVVDVYRAVDWLHQVAMPNWSLDLISGLPHQTLTDWEIGLFKAVALHPHHLSIYDLTVEPQTVFAKRYQPGDQPLPTDEQTAAMYRLAQALLTAQGYEHYEVSNYAQPKHQCQHNLTYWRNQPYYGFGLGATSYTQLQRVSRPRTLATYGDWVTEFQAAGGIHSEPPTPTLEQLLDRLMLGLRLKEGISGDEVRSLCDPATWNTLRSALNPHIAQGWVMLEGDTWDTLQRLRLSDPEGFLFSNVVLSDCFRAIDDLIDS, encoded by the coding sequence ATGATTGCTAGCCCGGCCTCTGCCTACATTCACATTCCCTTTTGCCGCCGTCGCTGCTTCTACTGTGACTTCCCTATCTCAGTGCTGGGCAACCACCAGCGGGGCGAGACCTCCGGCACAGTCGAGAGCTACGTAGACCAGCTGTGCGAAGAGATTGCAGCCACGCCAAAGCTCAACGAGCACCCCCTACAGACTGTATTCTTCGGCGGCGGCACCCCTTCTTTGGTCTCTGTCCCCCAGCTCGAACAAATTCTCGCCCAGCTCGACCAGCACCTCGGCATTGACCCCACAGCCGAGATCTCCATGGAAATGGACCCTGGCACCTTTGATCTAGAGCATCTTCAGGGCTACCTAGCCGCAGGCATCACCCGCATCAGTCTCGGCGTGCAAGCACTGGATGACACAACGCTAGAAAGCTGCGGCCGATACCACCGCGTTGTTGATGTCTATCGCGCCGTCGATTGGCTGCATCAGGTCGCTATGCCTAACTGGAGCCTAGATTTGATTTCGGGACTGCCCCATCAGACCCTAACTGATTGGGAAATTGGCTTGTTTAAGGCGGTAGCCCTCCACCCCCATCACCTGTCGATCTACGATCTGACGGTGGAACCTCAGACAGTATTCGCCAAGCGCTACCAGCCCGGCGACCAGCCTCTGCCCACAGATGAGCAAACGGCGGCGATGTATCGACTCGCCCAAGCGTTGCTCACTGCCCAGGGCTACGAGCACTACGAAGTCTCTAACTACGCTCAGCCAAAGCACCAATGTCAGCATAATTTGACCTATTGGCGCAATCAGCCCTACTACGGCTTTGGCCTCGGGGCGACTAGCTACACCCAACTTCAGCGCGTTAGCCGTCCTCGCACCTTGGCCACCTATGGTGACTGGGTAACAGAGTTTCAGGCTGCTGGAGGAATCCACAGCGAACCTCCGACACCAACCCTGGAGCAACTGCTGGATCGACTGATGTTGGGCTTGCGATTAAAGGAGGGAATCAGTGGAGATGAGGTGCGATCGCTCTGCGACCCCGCCACTTGGAACACCCTTCGCTCAGCCCTCAATCCCCATATTGCTCAAGGCTGGGTGATGCTAGAAGGTGACACCTGGGACACCCTGCAGCGTCTGCGGCTCAGTGATCCCGAAGGTTTTCTGTTCTCTAACGTTGTGCTCTCTGACTGCTTTCGGGCGATCGATGACTTGATTGACAGTTGA